A stretch of Zootoca vivipara chromosome 13, rZooViv1.1, whole genome shotgun sequence DNA encodes these proteins:
- the LOC118095628 gene encoding olfactory receptor 4Q2-like translates to MDHLKGNYTRVNEFLFVALSPSWQSQATLFVFFLLVYATTLVGNSLILLTVTSDPRLRTPMYFLLGNLSFLDLCYSHVTTPKMLVDFLSEKKSISFDACMAQLFSLHLLAAAEMFLLTVMAYDRYVAICKPLHYPNIMNRQLCSWLVAASWTGGFIHSMVQLLLTIDLPYCGPNQLDNFFCDVPPVIKLACTDTYITELLIVSNSGLISASCFVLLVISYATILVRIRSPEGRRKALNVCASHLMVVTLFFGPCIFIYTEPLTAITVDKLTQVLYNINLITPMLNPLIYTLRNKDVKSAIRKLIGKEMISDGKVET, encoded by the coding sequence ATGGATCACCTGAAAGGAAACTACACCAGAGTCAATGAATTCCTCTTTGTGGCCCTTTCTCCATCATGGCAGTCCCAAGCCACCCTCTTTGTGTTCTTCCTCCTGGTCTATGCAACCACCCTAGTAGGAAACAGCCTGATCCTGCTGACAGTGACCTCTGACCCTCGACTGAGAACACCCATGTACTTTCTGCTTGGGAACCTCTCATTTCTAGACCTTTGCTACTCCCATGTCACAACCCCTAAGATGTTGGTGGACTTTTTGTCTGAGAAGAAGAGCATCTCCTTTGATGCCTGCATGGCCCAGCTCTTTTCCCTCCATCTCTTGGCCGCTGCTGAGATGTTCCTCCTCACTGTCATGGCCTATGACAGGTATGTGGCCATTTGCAAGCCTCTGCACTATCCCAATATCATGAACAGGCAGCTCTGCAGCTGGCTAGTGGCAGCCTCTTGGACTGGAGGCTTCATCCACTCCATGGTTCAATTACTCCTCACTATAGACCTTCCCTACTGCGGGCCCAACCAATTGGACAACTTCTTCTGTGATGTGCCACCAGTCATCAAGCTGGCCTGCACTGACACCTACATCACTGAGCTTCTCATAGTCTCCAACAGTGGCCTCATTTCAGCCAGCTGCTTTGTCCTTTTGGTGATCTCCTATGCAACCATCCTGGTGAGGATCCGCTCTCCTGAGGGACGACGCAAAGCCCTCAATGTCTGTGCCTCCCACCTAATGGTGGTGACATTGTTCTTTGGACCCTGCATCTTTATCTACACTGAGCCTTTAACTGCTATCACGGTAGACAAGCTGACCCAGGTTCTTTACAATATCAATCTCATCACCCCTATGCTGAATCCATTAATCTACACTCTGAGAAACAAAGATGTGAAGTCAGCAATAAGGAAGCTGATAGGGAAGGAAATGATTTCTGATGGGAAGGTAGAGACGTGA
- the LOC118094491 gene encoding olfactory receptor 4Q2-like, with protein MENLEGNYTRVSEFLLAALSPSWQSQAALFVVFLLVYTATLAGNTLIMLTVTSDPRLSTPMYFLLGNLSFLDLCYSTITAPKMLMDFLVEKRSISFDACMAQLFFLHFVGAAEMFLLTIMAYDRYVAICKPLHYPNIMNRQLCSWLVAASWTGGFIHSMVQTILTMRLPFCGPNQVDNFFCDVPPVIKLACTDTYVIELLMVSNSGLISSSCFVILVTSYATILVRIRSPEGRRKALNVCASHLTVVTLFFGPCIFIYARPFSTFSVDKLVSVLYNIITPMLNPLIYTLRNKDVKSAMRKLRSKETISGGKVDM; from the coding sequence ATGGAGAACTTGGAAGGAAACTACACTCGAGTCAGTGAATTCCTCTTGGCAGCCCTTTCCCCATCATGGCAGTCCCAAGCCGCTCTCTTTGTGGTCTTCCTCCTGGTCTACACAGCAACcctagcaggaaacaccctcaTCATGCTGACAGTGACCTCTGACCCCCGGCTGAGCACACCCATGTACTTCCTGCTGGGTAACCTCTCCTTCCTGGATCTTTGCTACTCTACCATCACAGCCCCTAAGATGTTGATGGACTTCTTGGTCGAGAAAAGGAGCATCTCCTTTGATGCCTGCATGGCTCAACTCTTTTTCCTACATTTTGTGGGTGCTGCTGAGATGTTCCTCCTCACCATCATGGCCTATGACAGGTACGTGGCCATCTGCAAGCCTCTGCACTATCCCAATATCATGAACAGGCAGCTCTGCAGCTGGTTGGTGGCAGCTTCTTGGACCGGAGGCTTCATCCACTCCATGGTCCAGACCATCCTTACTATGAGGTTGCCCTTCTGTGGACCTAACCAAGTGGACAACTTCTTCTGTGATGTCCCACCTGTCATTAAGCTGGCCTGCACTGATACCTATGTTATTGAACTCCTCATGGTCTCCAACAGTGGTCTCATCTCAAGCAGCTGCTTTGTCATCCTGGTGACCTCCTACGCCACTATTCTGGTGAGGATCCGCTCCCCTGAGGGACGGCGCAAAGCACTCAATGTCTGTGCCTCCCACCTAACTGTGGTGACATTGTTCTTTGGCCCCTGCATCTTTATCTATGCCAGGCCTTTTTCCACTTTCTCAGTAGATAAGCTGGTCTCTGTCCTTTACAATATCATCACCCCCATGCTGAATCCATTGATCTACACTCTGAGAAACAAAGATGTGAAGTCAGCCATGAGGAAGCTGAGAAGCAAGGAAACAATTTCTGGTGGGAAGGTAGACATGTGA
- the LOC118095626 gene encoding olfactory receptor 4N2-like — translation MENGNHTVVKEFVIQGLSQLWQMQLFLCVLLLLFYIIILPANFVIILTICKDPHLGSPMFFFLANLAFLDICYSCVTPPKLMANIFSGRRTISYLGCITQIFFIHFLGAAEMFLLIAMAIDRYVAICQPLRYGTMVTQVVCWGMLVCSWVGGFLHSIIQVILIIPLPFCGPNELDNFFCDITQIIKLACTSTYILEFFMFVSSGLVSTACFILLLISYGALLIKVRTSSSHGKNKASSTCITHIIIACIMFGPAIYIYCRPFQDYPFDKVVAFFHTVVFPLMNPMIYTLRNKEIKVAMWRLMKKYGIWLTTKNSNIFKDNYEKTWKEIKRNLEIWGRMNMSLLGRISVRTSSSCEKNKASSTCITHIIIACIMFAPAIYINCHPFQDYPFDKVVAFFHTMVFPLMNPMIYTLRNKEIKVAMWRLMKKYKN, via the exons ATGGAAAATGGGAATCACACTGTAGTGAAAGAGTTTGTTATCCAGGGGTTGTCACAGCTCTGGCAGATGCAGCTATTCCTTTGTGTTCTTCTCCTGCTCTTCTACATCATCATCCTACCTGCAAACTTTGTCATCATTCTGACAATCTGTAAGGACCCCCATCTGGGATCCCCCATGTTTTTCTTCTTAGCCAACCTGGCCTTCTTGGACATCTGCTACAGCTGTGTCACTCCACCAAAGCTCATGGCTAACATATTCTCTGGCCGCAGAACTATATCATATCTGGGATGTATCACTCAgatttttttcattcattttcttggTGCAGCTGAGATGTTCCTTCTCATTGCCATGGCCATTGACCGGTATGTGGCCATCTGCCAGCCACTGCGCTATGGTACTATGGTGACCCAAGTAGTCTGCTGGGGTATGCTGGTATGTTCATGGGTTGGAGGGTTCCTGCACTCCATAATCCAGGTCATTCTCATCATCCCTCTCCCATTCTGTGGTCCCAATGAGCTCGACAACTTCTTCTGTGATATCACCCAGATCATTAAGCTGGCTTGCACCAGCACTTACATATTAGAATTTTTCATGTTTGTTAGCAGTGGCCTGGTAAGTACTGCATgtttcatcctcctcctcatctcttATGGGGCCCTGCTAATAAAGGTGAGAACAAGTTCAAGCCATGGAAAGAACAAAGCCTCGTCTACGTGCATCACCCACATCATAATCGCCTGCATCATGTTTGGTCCAGCCATCTACATCTACTGCCGTCCCTTCCAGGATTATCCCTTTGACAAGGTGGTGGCCTTTTTCCACACTGTGGTCTTCCCTCTGATGAACCCCATGATCTACACACTGAGGAACAAGGAGATAAAAGTTGCTATGTGGAGACTGATGAAGAAATAT GGGATATGGCTAACAACAAAGAATAGTAATATATTTAAAGATAACTATGAAAaaacatggaaagaaataaaaagaaatttggAGATTTGGGGAAGAATGAATATGTCACTGTTAGGAAGGATATCg GTGAGGACAAGCTCAAGCTGTGAAAAGAACAAAGCCTCATCTACGTGCATCACCCACATCATCATTGCCTGCATCATGTTTGCTCCAGCCATCTACATCAACTGCCATCCCTTCCAGGACTATCCCTTTGACAAGGTGGTGGCCTTTTTCCACACCATGGTCTTCCCTCTGATGAATCCCATGATCTACACACTGAGGAACAAGGAGATAAAAGTTGCTATGTGGAGACTGATGAAGAAATATAAAAATTAG
- the LOC118079207 gene encoding olfactory receptor 4N5-like, with protein MGQLNHTVVAEFVLQGLSQIWELQLFLCCLLLLFYVIILPGNILIIVTILKYSHLGSPMFFFLANLALMDICYSCVTPPKMIANFLAGCRTISYRGCIAQLFFIHFLGGAEINLLIAMAVDRYVAICHPLHYATVMTRVVCWTLVVGSWAGGFIHSIIQVILIIPLPFCGPNELDNFFCDITQIVKLACTNTYALEFVMFVNSGLVTTGCFILLLISYGALLVKVRTGSGQGKSKASSTCITHIIIVFIMFGPAIYIYCRPFQDFPFDKIVAFFHTVVFPLMNPTIYTLRNKEIKVAMWRLMMKYKICKIDFLNKT; from the exons ATGGGACAACTGAACCATACAGTAGTGGCAGAGTTTGTTCTCCAGGGATTATCACAGATCTGGGAGCTGCAGCTGTTCCTCTGTTGTCTCCTCCTGCTCTTCTATGTCATCATCCTACCAGGAAACATCCTTATCATTGTGACCATTTTGAAATATTCCCATCTGGGATCCCCCATGTTTTTCTTCTTGGCCAATTTGGCTTTGATGGACATCTGCTATAGCTGTGTCACCCCTCCAAAGATGATAGCCAACTTCTTGGCTGGCTGCAGAACCATCTCCTACAGGGGCTGCATTGCTCAGCTTTTCTTCATTCATTTTCTGGGTGGGGCCGAGATCAACCTCCTTATTGCCATGGCTGTGGATCGGTATGTAGCCATCTGCCACCCACTGCACTATGCCACTGTGATGACCAGGGTGGTTTGCTGGACATTAGTTGTAGGTTCATGGGCAGGAGGATTCATACATTCTATAATCCAGGTGATTCTCATCATACCACTTCCTTTCTGTGGCCCCAATGAACTGGACAATTTCTTTTGTGACATCACCCAGATCGTCAAGCTGGCTTGCACCAACACTTATGCATTAGAATTTGTCATGTTTGTTAATAGTGGTCTGGTCACTACTGGATgtttcatcctcctcctcatttcataTGGGGCTTTGCTGGTCAAGGTGAGGACAGGCTCGGGTCAAGGGAAGAGCAAAGCCTCCTCTACATGCATCACCCACATCATCATTGTCTTCATCATGTTTGGTCCGGCTATCTACATCTACTGCCGTCCCTTCCAAGATTTCCCCTTCGACAAGATAGTGGCTTTTTTCCACACTGTGGTCTTTCCTTTGATGAACCCCACAATCTACACACTGAGAAACAAGGAGATCAAAGTTGCTATGTGGAGACTGATGATGAAGTATAAAATTT GTAAAATAGACTTCTTAAACAAAACTTGA
- the LOC118094974 gene encoding olfactory receptor 4N2-like, translating to MENGTHTVVVEFVLQGISQIWLVQLFLCTLLLLFYAIILPGNVLIIMTIRHDPHLGSPMFFLLANLAFMDICYSCVTTPKIIANFLAGCRTISYRGCMAQLFFIHFLGGAEIILLISMAVDRYVAICHPLHYVTVVTRVVCWAMLLCAWAAGFIHSMIQVILIAPLPFCGPNELDNFFCDITQIIKLACTNTYTLEFVMFVNSGLVTIASFLLLLISYLALLVKVRKGSSQGKKKASSTCITHIIIIFIMFGPAIYIYCRPFQDHPFDKVVAFFHTVIFPVMNPMIYTLRNKEIKVAMWKLLKKIYQNLQTSER from the coding sequence ATGGAAAATGGGACTCATACAGTAGTGGTCGAGTTTGTTCTCCAGGGAATATCACAGATCTGGTTGGTGCAGCTGTTCCTCTGTACCCTACTCCTGCTCTTCTATGCCATcatcctacctggaaatgtcctCATCATTATGACAATTAGGCATGACCCCCATTTGGGATCCCCCATGTTTTTCCTCTTGGCCAACCTGGCTTTCATGGACATCTGCTACAGCTGTGTCACAACTCCGAAGATCATAGCCAACTTCTTGGCTGGCTGCAGAACCATCTCCTACAGAGGCTGCATGGCTCAgctttttttcattcatttccttgGTGGGGCAGAGATCATTCTCCTTATTTCCATGGCTGTGGATCGCTATGTGGCCATCTGCCACCCACTGCACTATGTCACTGTGGTGACAAGGGTGGTTTGCTGGGCTATGCTGCTGTGTGCATGGGCTGCAGGTTTCATACACTCCATGATACAAGTCATTCTCATTGCCCCACTGCCTTTTTGTGGCCCCAATGAGTTGGACAACTTCTTTTGTGACATCACCCAGATCATCAAGCTGGCTTGCACCAACACTTATACATTAGAGTTTGTCATGTTTGTCAACAGTGGTTTGGTCACAATTgcatctttcctcctcctcctcatctcttATTTGGCCCTCCTTGTCAAGGTGAGGAAGGGCTCAAGCCAAGGAAAGAAGAAAGCCTCCTCTACATGCATCACCCACATCATCATTATCTTCATTATGTTTGGCCCAGCTATCTATATCTATTGCCGTCCTTTCCAGGACCACCCGTTTGACAAGGTGGTGGCCTTTTTCCACACTGTGATCTTCCCTGTGATGAACCCCATGATCTATACACTGAGGAACAAGGAGATCAAAGTTGCTATGTGGAAACTGCTGAAAAAAATATACCAAAATCTCCAGACAAGTGAAAGATAA